Proteins encoded by one window of Candidatus Nitrosocosmicus hydrocola:
- a CDS encoding ZIP family metal transporter yields MITDIIGLNIDSFEIVRTVALTSFAGFTSFLGIYMAKKINFSRRAVLALTSFGAGILIAAAIFEMVVEADKLVGLLVTIIAFVSGAVLFSFLDWLAEKKGGGAGILFGMGMDSIPESLAIGAAVGSMGSAAALAILIGIQNVTEGVASFHEMKESNSPLNKIKNIFIATAIISIIPVIMGLVGLFFMKGMETAIGIILALSAGGIFYMLHYDMIPKAHKEKEWLTTFGAILGFILGFGVSIGMG; encoded by the coding sequence ATGATCACGGATATCATAGGTTTGAATATAGACTCATTTGAAATTGTTCGAACTGTAGCTTTAACGTCCTTTGCTGGTTTCACATCTTTTCTTGGCATATATATGGCTAAAAAAATAAATTTTTCTCGCAGGGCGGTTTTGGCCCTGACTTCTTTTGGGGCAGGTATCCTAATAGCGGCAGCAATATTTGAAATGGTAGTAGAAGCCGATAAGTTAGTTGGATTGCTAGTAACAATTATTGCATTTGTATCTGGTGCAGTTTTATTCTCTTTTCTTGATTGGTTGGCGGAAAAAAAAGGTGGTGGAGCTGGTATTTTATTTGGCATGGGTATGGATTCTATACCTGAATCATTGGCAATAGGTGCCGCGGTAGGCTCTATGGGCTCAGCTGCAGCTCTTGCCATTCTAATTGGAATTCAAAATGTGACGGAGGGTGTAGCCTCTTTTCATGAAATGAAGGAGAGCAATTCGCCTCTCAATAAAATAAAAAACATTTTCATTGCAACTGCCATAATTTCAATTATTCCTGTTATTATGGGTCTTGTTGGATTATTTTTTATGAAAGGAATGGAGACGGCAATTGGTATTATTCTTGCACTATCTGCAGGAGGGATTTTTTACATGCTTCATTATGACATGATACCAAAAGCTCATAAGGAAAAGGAATGGTTGACAACGTTTGGAGCTATCCTTGGTTTTATACTAGGATTTGGAGTATCAATTGGTATGGGTTAA
- a CDS encoding pyridoxamine 5'-phosphate oxidase family protein, whose product MKIINAASETPGMTKEEAEKFLESKLNLQLATVDERGDPNIQPVWFYYDKDKEKLWINTSKSAKKTQNIRKRSTIYFSIDDENPPVRGVKGKGVANIIEDLDIVGPLGDKISLKYLGTLDHPIAKMISEESKKGEVVLIEINPKFYSTWDYGKMQF is encoded by the coding sequence ATGAAGATCATTAATGCTGCCTCCGAAACACCTGGTATGACAAAGGAAGAAGCAGAGAAATTTCTTGAAAGTAAATTGAATTTGCAGTTGGCTACTGTCGATGAACGAGGTGATCCAAACATTCAACCCGTCTGGTTTTACTACGACAAAGATAAAGAAAAACTTTGGATAAACACATCTAAATCAGCTAAGAAAACTCAAAATATCCGAAAAAGGTCGACAATTTATTTTTCAATCGATGATGAAAATCCTCCAGTTAGAGGTGTTAAAGGCAAAGGTGTTGCAAACATAATAGAAGATCTTGATATAGTTGGACCGCTAGGAGATAAAATTAGTTTGAAATATCTTGGTACATTGGATCACCCAATAGCAAAAATGATATCGGAAGAATCAAAGAAGGGAGAAGTTGTACTTATTGAAATTAATCCAAAGTTTTATTCTACTTGGGATTATGGTAAAATGCAGTTTTGA
- a CDS encoding VOC family protein, with the protein MTEVKKIPDGYHSVTPALIVQNGLKAIEYYARVFGAHQRACMMMPDGKKVAHAELEIGDSVIMIGDEFPEMKFLSPSTIGGSPISLVLYVEDVDKTFDLAVSEGARVLDPVADQFWGDRHGSIEDPFGHRWSIMTHIKDLTPEEMKRAAEEAFAKMSK; encoded by the coding sequence ATGACTGAAGTAAAAAAAATTCCAGATGGATATCATTCTGTAACACCCGCTTTAATTGTACAGAATGGGTTAAAGGCTATTGAGTATTATGCTAGAGTATTTGGAGCTCACCAACGAGCATGCATGATGATGCCTGATGGAAAGAAAGTTGCTCATGCCGAACTCGAAATAGGGGATTCAGTAATCATGATTGGAGACGAGTTTCCAGAAATGAAATTTCTTTCACCATCGACAATTGGAGGAAGCCCTATTTCATTGGTTTTATATGTTGAGGACGTAGACAAAACGTTTGATCTTGCAGTATCTGAAGGGGCAAGGGTTTTAGATCCAGTAGCTGATCAATTTTGGGGTGACCGACATGGAAGCATTGAGGATCCTTTTGGACATCGATGGTCTATAATGACACACATAAAGGATCTTACCCCCGAGGAAATGAAAAGAGCAGCAGAAGAGGCTTTTGCGAAAATGTCAAAATAG